A genomic window from Deltaproteobacteria bacterium includes:
- a CDS encoding XRE family transcriptional regulator, whose product MITLVMVNKLIYITATMQGKELKRIRGLLKMTQRELSEALDLAKDTVARMERDKMPIQRVTEFALKYLLLMAKKRREKR is encoded by the coding sequence ATGATCACCCTTGTCATGGTAAACAAACTGATATACATAACAGCTACCATGCAAGGGAAGGAACTCAAGCGGATTCGGGGCCTGCTCAAAATGACCCAACGCGAGCTTTCGGAGGCGCTCGACTTGGCAAAAGACACTGTGGCGCGGATGGAGCGGGATAAGATGCCGATTCAGCGGGTAACGGAATTCGCCTTGAAATACCTTCTTTTAATGGCAAAAAA